GATGCCTTTATTGATAGAGTACATCGCTTTGGCGAAGTTCATTTCCACACCTTTGGACTGCAGGTAAGCGATTTCGGCTTCGCGGCTCAGTTTGAGGTCGCGGATGGGAGTGATGATTTCCACACCGGGGATCATGATGTGGAAGATCATGTCGAAGCGAACCTGGTCGTTGCCCGCGCCGGTGGAACCATGCGCCACGGCGTCGGCGCCTACCTCCTTCACGTATTCGGCGATGGCGAGGGCCTGGCTCATGCGCTCGGCGCTCACGCTGAGGGGATAGGTGTTGTTTTTCAGTACGTTACCAAATACGAGGTAGCGGATCACTTTATCGTAATAAGAGCGAACCGCATCTACGGTCTTGTGACTTTTCACACCCAGACTGTAGGCGCGTTTCTCGATCTCCTGCAGTTCTTCCGCAGTAAAACCGCCCGTATTCACGATTACGGAATGCACTTCGTAACCTTTTTCTTCGGACAGGTATTTAACGCAGTACGATGTATCAAGTCCTCCGCTGAAACCCAGTACAACTTTTCTCATGGTAATTTTTACTTGTATTTGGTAATTCGTAAATAGTTTCTGATTGATTACAGCCAGCTGAAAAGGAAGAACCTTTTCCGGGAGGCGCCTGCTCCGCCGCTGCCGGATTTGCGGGCAGCTTTCAGCAATATGTATTTTTTATACCGCATCCACCGCTCGAAGAGGGAAAAGTTTCCTTTAAATTTCCGTTTCCGGGATGCGGGCTCCACGGCCACAGCAGCAACAGTACCTGCGGGCTGCGGTTGTTTGGCGGCCAGCAGTTTGGCGGCTCTTTCCTCGATCTCCTTCGCTTTCTCCACCGGGTCGTACAGCATGGCGGTGCAAAGGCAGTTTTTCCGGTTCTTGGACATGAGCACTTCGTAGTTCACGCAGCTGCGGCAGCCTTTCCAGAACTCCTCGTCGTCGGTGAGCTCGGAATAGGTAACCGGCTCATATCCCAGGTCGGAGTTGATTTTCATGACAGCCAGGCCGGTGGTGAGGCCGAAAATCTTTGCGTCGGGGTATTTGGTGCGCGACAGTTCGAAAATCTTCTCCTTGATGGCTTTGGCCACCCCGTGGCCCCGGAATGCGGGGTTGACGATGAGTCCGGAGTTGGCCACGAACTTGTCGTGCCCCCAGGCTTCGATATAACAGAATCCCACCCATTCTCCCGATGTGGTAAGCGCGATCACGGCCTTTCCTTCGTCCATTTTCAGCTGCACGTACTCGGGGGAACGTTTGGCAATGCCCGTTCCACGCGCTTTAGCAGAAGCTTCCATCTCGTCGGTGATGGTGGTAGCATAGTGCTTATCGTCGGCAGTAGCTGCCCGAACGATGATATCTTTATTTTCCAACTTTTTACAATTGAAAATTGTGATGCAATAAATTGAATTGGTAATCCCATTGCCGGGATAGGCCCACGACGGGAGTCATGGTTGGGTTATATGACGGGGGTGGCCGCTATCAAATGCGTGGTCGTCGGGAAAGATATCTAAAGACAGGAAACCCAATAGCATGAACACCCTCTTCAAGAGAAGGATGAAAAGCGAAAACGTTGGTATGGGTTGCGATATATTCCAACTTCAGTTCGACGTTAAATTGTGATAAAAAAGTGTCTTTAGTTTTAAAGTAAATGCAAAGTTATAACATATTTAATTATGCAACCGATTTTTTTTGACCTGAAAACAAGAAGGGAAACGCAGGCCTGGCCTGCGTTTCCCTTCTAAATTCATTGTCTTCCGGCAGCGCTGTCAGTATACCACCAATTCCGCCACCGAAACCCGGGTATCCTCCGCATTCGCAGGTGCCAGAGCTACGAACTTCACGAAGCGATAACTGGCTGAAGATGAAATATTTATGCTTTGCTCGATCGGATTATTCTGAACATTGGCGAAAGTTCCTTCCGCCACTGCCTTGCCCCACTCCTTCCCGTCGGCGCTCAGGTACACCGCGTACTTGTACACGATGCCGCCGCGGGGATTGGGGATGTAAGACACCCCTTTCACCGGTTGCTCCCTCCCCATGTCCACCACCAGTTCCGCCGGATACGCGTTTTCTTTGGTGGTCCAGGCACGGGGGGTAGCGTCGATCGCCGCTTCGGCGCCCGGCGTCAGCACCCTCCAGCCCACCGGCGCGATGCCGAGTTTCCGGATGATCGTGGCGCTGGCCTTCTGCCCGTTGTTCACGAATGCGCGGGCTGTCACCGTGCCGGCTGCCGGGAAGGCAAACGGATTGTCGTATTTCGGGGAAGCCGTGGTAGGCGCAGAACCGTCGGTCGTGTAATGGATCACCGGATCCGGGGATTCCGTTTTGATGCTCACCATCCCTTCCTTATCCCGCGTTATGATCGGGTCGGCAATCAGTTCCGGCGCCTGGTACAGCGCCACTTCGCTGATCACCGGGCTCGCCTTCGCGTCCAGGATACTCACGCGGATGCTTTTGGCCGTGATCATCGGCAGGCGCAGGATGCGCTTGTAGCCCACCGTCGTTTCCCGCGCGATCTCCTTCCACTCCTTGCCTTCCAGCACGCTCACCGTAAAAGAACGTACCCGCTGGCCCAGGGGAATAAACTCCTGCACCGAAATGCGGTTGAACGTCACCGGACTGGCGTAGCTCAGGGTGATGTCGCCCGTGGTTTTGCCTTCTTCCGTTGCCCAGTAAGTATTATAGTTGCCGTCGGTGAGGTACACCGCGCTCGTCATGGGGTTGTTCTGACGGGTATTCGTGGTCGCGATCCGCGCTTTTCTCGCCAGGTTCAGCTTGAAATCCTCATCCAGCGCGCGGCGCAGCTCCATCAGGCGCGTGGAGTCCGTGGCGTGGATGCGCCCGCGG
Above is a genomic segment from Chitinophaga pollutisoli containing:
- a CDS encoding GNAT family N-acetyltransferase, translating into MENKDIIVRAATADDKHYATTITDEMEASAKARGTGIAKRSPEYVQLKMDEGKAVIALTTSGEWVGFCYIEAWGHDKFVANSGLIVNPAFRGHGVAKAIKEKIFELSRTKYPDAKIFGLTTGLAVMKINSDLGYEPVTYSELTDDEEFWKGCRSCVNYEVLMSKNRKNCLCTAMLYDPVEKAKEIEERAAKLLAAKQPQPAGTVAAVAVEPASRKRKFKGNFSLFERWMRYKKYILLKAARKSGSGGAGASRKRFFLFSWL
- a CDS encoding alpha-L-fucosidase — encoded protein: MKKVILLALLLAGSKAWAQPEIKPVGALPSAAQVKWQQLEYYMFIHFGPNTFTDKEWGHGDEDPKVFNPSELDARQWARTAKLAGMKGIIITAKHHDGFCLWPSEYSKHTVRESAWKNGKGDVLAELSAACREYGLLFGVYLSPWDRNHPAYGTPEYNQVFANQLREVHTKYGDVFEQWFDGANGEGPNGKKQVYDWDLFEGTVKKYHPNVIFFSDAGPGCRWIGNEEGYAGTTNWSTLNRADFKPGMGGITQILNKGQEDGTHWVPGEADVSIRPGWFYSASTDNKVKTLPHLLDIYYGSVGRNANLLLNIPVDRRGRIHATDSTRLMELRRALDEDFKLNLARKARIATTNTRQNNPMTSAVYLTDGNYNTYWATEEGKTTGDITLSYASPVTFNRISVQEFIPLGQRVRSFTVSVLEGKEWKEIARETTVGYKRILRLPMITAKSIRVSILDAKASPVISEVALYQAPELIADPIITRDKEGMVSIKTESPDPVIHYTTDGSAPTTASPKYDNPFAFPAAGTVTARAFVNNGQKASATIIRKLGIAPVGWRVLTPGAEAAIDATPRAWTTKENAYPAELVVDMGREQPVKGVSYIPNPRGGIVYKYAVYLSADGKEWGKAVAEGTFANVQNNPIEQSINISSSASYRFVKFVALAPANAEDTRVSVAELVVY